One window from the genome of Eucalyptus grandis isolate ANBG69807.140 chromosome 7, ASM1654582v1, whole genome shotgun sequence encodes:
- the LOC104423449 gene encoding histone-lysine N-methyltransferase, H3 lysine-9 specific SUVH6, with amino-acid sequence MSHKTMELSEKAMPRNVYSLRTIFPASRCSSSYTYILRYQSHSVGSTSKLKQDHSRMMEHVEDKNETESIKEGEFISDKPPNASVKNSMNADGVILQGQSPFDWSKSNILIKNMTEDSCQIIIKEAEKRVQCSRVPYHEGKGFKRKCLGRSDIEIAKSSFSELRSANVTRNDRHDLARERVIATLRLYRDICHELDREKSKAHKDSTCIRRIDFHAAKEVKKRAGYVHGAWQFLGDVPGVEVGDKFHYRMELAIVGLHRPPQSGIDYMGPHPNILATSVVASWDYADDLTNSDELVYLGQGGGMPSRNKKAEDQKLTRGNLALVNSMKRNKPVRVIRKDWDDNFTYDGLYVVDRLRKVSRANGKMVFEFIMKRLPGQAEIRRR; translated from the coding sequence ATGAGTCACAAGACTATGGAATTGTCAGAGAAGGCCATGCCTAGGAATGTCTATTCCCTCAGAACTATTTttccagcttcaagatgttcatCCAGTTACACATACATTTTGCGGTATCAATCACATTCTGTTGGCTCGACAAGCAAATTGAAGCAAGACCATTCTAGGATGATGGAGCATGTGGAGGACAAAAACGAGACAGAAAGCATAAAAGAAGGGGAATTTATCTCTGATAAACCTCCCAATGCTTCAGTCAAGAATTCTATGAATGCAGACGGTGTCATATTGCAAGGGCAATCACCTTTTGATTGGTCTAAGAGCAATATTTTGATCAAGAATATGACTGAAGATTCTTGCCAAATAATAATTAAAGAGGCGGAGAAGAGAGTTCAATGTTCCCGTGTCCCCTATCATGAAGGAAAAGGTTTTAAGAGAAAGTGTCTTGGCAGGTCAGATATTGAGATAGCAAAGTCTTCCTTTTCTGAGCTTAGAAGTGCGAATGTTACACGCAATGACAGACATGATTTGGCCCGAGAGAGAGTGATTGCAACTTTAAGGCTCTACCGAGATATTTGTCATGAGCTTGATCGGGAAAAATCGAAAGCACATAAAGATAGCACGTGTATTAGAAGGATAGATTTTCACGCAGCAAAAGAGGTGAAAAAAAGAGCCGGATACGTGCACGGTGCCTGGCAATTCCTCGGAGACGTTCCAGGAGTAGAGGTGGGGGACAAGTTCCACTACAGGATGGAACTGGCTATTGTTGGGCTCCATCGTCCTCCCCAGAGCGGCATTGATTACATGGGACCTCACCCGAACATCCTAGCCACAAGTGTTGTCGCTTCCTGGGATTATGCAGATGATCTAACAAATTCTGATGAGCTGGTTTATTTGGGCCAGGGCGGCGGAATGCCTAGTCGCAACAAGAAGGCTGAAGATCAGAAGCTTACCCGAGGGAATTTAGCTCTAGTGAACAGCATGAAGAGGAACAAGCCAGTGAGAGTGATCCGCAAGGATTGGGATGACAACTTCACATACGACGGATTGTATGTGGTAGACAGGCTCCGGAAGGTAAgtagagctaatggaaagaTGGTCTTTGAATTTATAATGAAGAGACTGCCGGGCCAAGCTGAGattagaagaagatga